In Paracoccus fistulariae, a single window of DNA contains:
- a CDS encoding ABC transporter permease codes for MSIEAPARRQAAALVAPALIWTLIFFILPFGAMALMSLAHLEGRAVVQDYDLGNYRKIFTDPSFRRAIVVSLQITATVTVISVLLAWPLAWIIATRVPARWRRMTLLLAVLPFWTSYVVRSYSWALVLGEQGVVMKALTGLGILAEPVQIMATRAATVIGFVHFFVMLLTLTIYSNLVQLSPNYTRAAEDLGASRWQVIRLVVLPLTLPGVMTGAFLTFVLCIGDYITPQILGGNNELTMPQLIMLQLGRRGDYPMASALSVVLMAIVTLAYAASARWLKMDRM; via the coding sequence ATGAGCATCGAGGCCCCGGCAAGACGGCAGGCGGCGGCGCTGGTTGCGCCGGCGCTGATCTGGACGCTAATCTTCTTCATCCTGCCTTTCGGGGCCATGGCGCTGATGAGCCTTGCCCATCTGGAAGGGCGCGCGGTCGTTCAGGATTACGATCTGGGCAATTACCGCAAGATCTTTACCGATCCGTCCTTTCGGCGCGCCATCGTCGTATCGCTGCAGATTACGGCGACAGTCACCGTGATCTCGGTCCTGCTGGCCTGGCCGCTGGCCTGGATCATCGCCACCCGCGTCCCTGCCCGCTGGCGCCGGATGACGCTTTTGCTGGCCGTCCTGCCCTTCTGGACCTCTTACGTGGTGCGGTCCTATTCCTGGGCGCTGGTGCTGGGCGAACAGGGCGTGGTGATGAAGGCGCTGACAGGGCTGGGCATCCTGGCCGAGCCGGTGCAGATCATGGCCACCCGCGCCGCGACCGTGATCGGCTTCGTGCATTTCTTTGTCATGCTGCTGACGCTGACGATCTATTCGAACCTTGTGCAACTATCGCCGAACTATACCCGCGCGGCCGAGGATCTGGGTGCGTCAAGATGGCAGGTGATCCGGCTGGTGGTGCTGCCGCTGACGCTGCCCGGCGTGATGACGGGGGCGTTTCTGACCTTTGTGCTGTGCATCGGCGATTACATCACGCCGCAGATCCTGGGCGGAAATAACGAGCTGACCATGCCGCAGCTGATCATGCTGCAACTGGGGCGGCGCGGCGATTACCCCATGGCCTCGGCGCTGTCGGTGGTGCTGATGGCCATTGTGACGCTGGCCTATGCGGCCTCGGCGCGCTGGCTGAAGATGGACCGGATGTGA
- a CDS encoding Hint domain-containing protein — MSTTTTTAVALNVRDFQYWDGGKWVNATTWGSVQTKEYIRLNPAFDYATDTYTAQITDDDPSLNDVSNGGSSPAGDEETGTAYKQTIVIHDSAGRRVLGGPNSIFSADSGTMNWLKADQTAVTDPSDASYTYTPSGMDTFTVALYGGWTYGSYQGVSNYILVGDYLPQPGEIFHNPNGRVNDASENDTTGYDPSLGDGYSLSRLICFAAGTLIETADGPRSVEKLGQGDLVRTKDNGLKPIQWIGVRTHRLDATAEKQRFLPVRIRAGALGKGMPARDLYVSQQHRILVKSKIAARMTGLDEVLVPAKKLVDMDGIALVIDCDEVTYVHFLLDQHEIVYSNGAETESLFAGPEALKSVPAEARDEILTIFPELSDVNYLPKPARTIPSGKIVKQLVSRIKKNQKPLYMH, encoded by the coding sequence ATGTCGACGACCACAACCACGGCTGTAGCCTTGAATGTAAGGGACTTCCAATATTGGGACGGAGGTAAATGGGTCAATGCCACGACTTGGGGTTCTGTACAGACAAAAGAATATATCCGGCTGAATCCCGCGTTTGATTATGCCACAGATACTTATACGGCTCAGATCACCGATGATGATCCCTCTCTGAATGACGTCAGCAATGGTGGCTCAAGCCCGGCAGGCGATGAGGAAACGGGAACTGCCTATAAACAGACGATTGTGATCCATGACAGCGCAGGTCGGCGGGTACTGGGCGGACCTAACAGCATCTTTTCGGCGGATTCCGGCACCATGAACTGGCTGAAAGCGGATCAGACGGCTGTGACGGATCCCTCTGATGCCAGCTATACCTATACGCCAAGCGGGATGGATACATTTACCGTCGCGCTTTATGGGGGGTGGACATATGGATCATATCAGGGTGTCAGCAACTATATTCTCGTCGGTGATTATCTGCCTCAACCGGGAGAGATTTTCCATAATCCCAATGGCCGGGTCAATGACGCTTCGGAAAATGATACGACAGGTTATGATCCCTCATTGGGCGACGGATATTCGTTATCGCGCCTGATCTGTTTCGCTGCGGGCACGTTGATCGAGACGGCGGACGGTCCCCGTTCGGTTGAAAAACTTGGTCAGGGTGATCTGGTGCGCACCAAGGATAACGGCCTGAAGCCCATCCAATGGATTGGCGTCAGGACCCACAGGCTTGATGCGACCGCCGAAAAGCAGCGGTTCCTGCCCGTGCGGATCAGGGCCGGCGCTTTGGGCAAGGGCATGCCCGCGCGCGATCTTTACGTGTCGCAACAGCATCGGATCCTGGTGAAATCAAAGATTGCCGCGCGGATGACCGGTCTGGATGAGGTTTTGGTTCCGGCCAAGAAGCTGGTCGATATGGATGGCATTGCGCTGGTGATCGATTGCGATGAGGTCACCTATGTCCACTTCCTTCTGGACCAGCATGAGATCGTCTATTCGAACGGGGCCGAAACGGAATCGCTGTTTGCCGGGCCAGAGGCGCTGAAATCCGTCCCTGCCGAGGCGCGTGACGAGATCCTGACGATCTTTCCCGAACTGAGCGATGTGAACTATCTGCCGAAACCGGCACGGACGATCCCGTCAGGCAAGATCGTCAAGCAGTTGGTCAGCCGCATCAAGAAGAACCAGAAGCCGCTTTACATGCACTGA
- a CDS encoding GMC oxidoreductase, producing METLNPDVVIIGSGVGGGTIARQLAGTGARILILERGDFLPEEPQNADAEAVFVQARYKTTEEYQDPTGRRYRPGQYYYVGGHTKFYGTAMFRFRESDFRGREDGTAPAWPISYGDLAPFYAEAERIFGVRGQAGHDPTDPPRDAYPHPPIPHEPVIARMADALRRQGLRPFHMPSAVDYGPGGSCRRCGTCDAFICRFGAKGDGETRLIRPVLNHPDVTLWTNARVTRLIAGEGGRITAVELQRGDQRLRVSARTFVLSAGAINSALILLRSADAAHPQGLANRSGVVGRHLMNHHLTGLMGLMPGRNDTKFPKTLSVNDFYHGLPQDSGARGNIQMLGKIQGPMIRAAYPVMPRPLANLLARHSVDWLCMSEDLPNRDSRVTALHDGGVRIDYRPGARPAHDRFVRHVRTRLRRIFPLVLRHDFGIEAPSHQCGTVRMGQDPDSSALNAMCRAHDHPNLYVVDAGFFPSSAALNPALTVCAQALRVGAHLRDAWRHDQTAP from the coding sequence ATGGAAACACTCAATCCCGATGTGGTGATCATCGGATCAGGCGTCGGAGGCGGCACGATTGCCCGGCAGCTTGCGGGCACGGGCGCGCGCATTCTGATCCTTGAACGCGGGGATTTCCTGCCCGAAGAGCCGCAAAACGCCGATGCCGAGGCGGTTTTCGTGCAAGCCCGCTACAAGACCACCGAGGAATATCAGGACCCCACCGGCCGCCGCTATCGTCCGGGGCAATATTACTATGTCGGCGGGCATACGAAATTCTACGGCACCGCCATGTTCCGCTTTCGTGAAAGCGATTTCCGGGGGCGCGAGGATGGCACGGCGCCCGCCTGGCCGATCTCTTACGGCGATCTCGCACCCTTTTATGCCGAGGCAGAGCGTATCTTTGGCGTGCGCGGACAGGCCGGGCACGACCCGACCGATCCGCCGCGCGACGCCTATCCGCATCCGCCAATCCCGCATGAGCCGGTCATCGCGCGGATGGCAGATGCCCTGCGCAGGCAGGGTTTGCGCCCCTTTCACATGCCCTCTGCGGTGGATTACGGTCCAGGCGGCAGCTGCCGCCGTTGCGGCACCTGCGACGCCTTCATCTGCCGCTTCGGCGCCAAGGGCGATGGCGAAACCCGGCTGATCCGGCCCGTGCTGAACCATCCCGATGTGACCCTGTGGACCAATGCGCGGGTCACGCGGCTGATCGCGGGCGAGGGTGGCCGGATCACGGCGGTGGAACTGCAGCGGGGCGATCAGCGTCTGCGCGTCTCGGCAAGGACTTTCGTGCTCTCGGCGGGCGCGATCAATTCGGCGCTGATCCTGCTGCGATCCGCCGATGCGGCGCATCCGCAGGGTCTGGCGAACCGGTCCGGCGTGGTGGGGCGCCATCTGATGAACCACCACCTGACTGGGCTGATGGGCCTGATGCCCGGCAGGAATGACACGAAATTCCCCAAGACACTGTCGGTCAATGACTTCTACCACGGGCTGCCGCAGGATAGCGGCGCGCGCGGCAATATCCAGATGCTGGGCAAGATCCAGGGCCCGATGATCCGCGCCGCCTATCCCGTCATGCCCCGCCCGCTGGCCAATCTGCTGGCGCGGCACAGTGTCGACTGGCTGTGCATGTCCGAGGATCTGCCGAACCGCGACAGCCGGGTCACCGCCCTGCACGATGGCGGCGTCCGGATCGACTATCGCCCCGGTGCCCGCCCGGCCCATGACCGCTTTGTCCGCCACGTCCGCACGCGGCTGCGGCGGATCTTCCCCCTGGTGCTGCGCCATGATTTCGGGATCGAGGCGCCATCGCATCAATGCGGCACCGTGCGGATGGGTCAGGATCCTGACAGCTCGGCCCTGAACGCGATGTGCCGCGCGCATGATCATCCGAATCTTTACGTGGTGGATGCGGGGTTTTTCCCGTCCTCTGCCGCGCTCAATCCCGCCCTGACCGTCTGCGCGCAGGCGCTGCGGGTCGGCGCGCATCTGCGCGACGCCTGGCGGCATGACCAGACAGCCCCATGA
- a CDS encoding ABC transporter permease — protein MRYLSWIYLIAMFAFILLPVVVLVVFSFQDGRLPVPPLKGLTLDWYGKVISDRAMMEALVNSLIVATLSSLVALTLGFLAASGLARVVLPGSALLRGVLIAPMTVSYLIIALGLLQMFGKLGIRPSLLATGIGHVVINLPLCFAIIYAAIGEHQKNALKAARDLGAGEIQVLWHVAAPMLFPALAAAFFLAFTFSWDEFIIAFLLTRFDVTLPVEIWSMLRSGLSPETNAVGSLVFLVSVFIVVALELTLFRKGSK, from the coding sequence ATGCGCTACCTGTCCTGGATCTACCTGATCGCCATGTTCGCCTTCATCCTGCTGCCTGTGGTGGTGCTGGTGGTGTTTTCCTTTCAGGACGGGCGGCTGCCGGTGCCGCCGCTGAAGGGGCTGACGCTGGACTGGTATGGCAAGGTCATCTCGGACCGGGCCATGATGGAGGCGCTGGTCAATTCGCTGATCGTGGCGACGCTGTCATCGCTGGTTGCGCTGACGCTGGGCTTTCTGGCGGCATCCGGGCTTGCCCGTGTGGTTTTGCCGGGCTCGGCGCTGCTGCGCGGCGTTCTGATCGCGCCAATGACCGTCAGCTATCTGATCATCGCGCTTGGGCTGCTGCAGATGTTCGGCAAGCTGGGGATACGGCCTTCGCTTCTGGCGACGGGGATTGGCCATGTGGTCATCAACCTGCCCCTGTGCTTTGCCATCATCTATGCCGCCATCGGCGAGCATCAGAAAAACGCGCTGAAGGCTGCGCGCGATCTGGGCGCGGGCGAGATACAGGTGCTGTGGCACGTGGCCGCGCCCATGCTGTTTCCGGCGCTGGCAGCGGCGTTTTTCCTGGCCTTCACCTTCTCCTGGGACGAATTCATCATCGCCTTCCTGCTGACCCGCTTTGACGTGACGCTGCCGGTCGAGATCTGGTCGATGCTGCGATCCGGCCTCTCGCCCGAGACGAACGCCGTCGGGTCGCTGGTCTTCCTTGTCTCCGTCTTCATCGTCGTCGCGCTGGAACTGACGCTGTTCCGAAAGGGATCGAAATGA
- the aroE gene encoding shikimate dehydrogenase — translation MAHDFLPRLTGSFAQPAAENPTVAMVEAAYRHHGLHWRYINCEVAPDDLGAAVQGARAMNWAGFNCSIPHKVAVIAHLDGLADSARIIGAVNTVRRQGDKLIGENTDGKGFVTALQRITDPQGKRVVLLGAGGAARAVGVEMALAGAAQITVVNRSAQRGEDLARLITDQTPARADYHRWNGTYAIPEGTDIVINATSIGLFPNVDDMPDIEFSTLQDGMVVADGIPNPPLTKFLRAAQQAGCQTADGLGMLVNQGVIAIKLWTGVDVDPQIMRQTLVDLDL, via the coding sequence ATGGCCCATGACTTCCTTCCCCGCCTGACCGGTTCGTTCGCACAGCCGGCGGCCGAAAACCCGACCGTCGCCATGGTCGAGGCCGCCTATCGCCATCATGGCCTGCATTGGCGCTATATCAATTGCGAGGTCGCCCCGGATGATCTGGGCGCGGCCGTGCAGGGCGCGCGGGCGATGAACTGGGCGGGGTTCAACTGCTCGATCCCGCATAAGGTCGCGGTGATCGCGCATCTGGATGGGCTGGCCGATTCCGCGCGGATCATCGGCGCGGTGAATACCGTGCGACGGCAAGGCGACAAGCTGATCGGAGAGAATACCGACGGCAAGGGCTTTGTCACCGCGCTGCAGCGGATCACCGATCCGCAGGGAAAGCGCGTCGTCCTGCTGGGCGCGGGCGGTGCAGCCCGTGCTGTTGGGGTCGAGATGGCGCTGGCAGGCGCTGCGCAGATCACGGTCGTCAACCGCTCGGCCCAGCGGGGAGAGGATCTGGCCCGCCTGATCACGGATCAGACGCCCGCCCGCGCGGATTATCACCGCTGGAACGGCACATATGCGATCCCCGAGGGCACGGATATCGTGATCAACGCGACCTCTATCGGGCTGTTTCCGAATGTTGACGACATGCCCGATATCGAGTTTTCGACCCTGCAGGACGGGATGGTGGTGGCCGATGGGATTCCAAACCCGCCGCTGACAAAATTCCTGCGCGCCGCGCAGCAGGCCGGATGCCAGACGGCAGATGGGCTGGGGATGCTGGTCAATCAGGGCGTGATCGCGATCAAGCTGTGGACCGGTGTTGACGTCGATCCCCAGATCATGCGGCAAACGCTGGTCGATCTGGATCTGTAA
- a CDS encoding extracellular solute-binding protein, whose protein sequence is MTFKHGCAVAAFLTGFAPAVQAEDLNALIWCDHADRELLEPFETANDVRVNVKEYEGTAAGLTLLEQSRPGDWDVMVIDAVDVGRAVERGLLQPLPEGAISTDDFFPEAVLADHTTVDGKTYAVTEKFGYNTVAFNKAAVDPADMDDLSTLWSGKYDGRIAIYDYYLPVLGLVGLQAGVATKDLNAEALTDLRGPLMKLKSASKQVSDVVGSQTALATGEVDILIGGGEWLTAVLNAENPDLTWTLPQQGGLLWAQSLAIVEGTEKPELALEFIRYITSPEGQARLATSSCYWGMPANKAAGDVLSDAQKAILRWDDQPNYLSRAQLYPVPDGDTDAAMQDLWTDMLQN, encoded by the coding sequence ATGACCTTCAAGCATGGCTGCGCCGTCGCAGCTTTTCTGACAGGCTTCGCCCCTGCGGTTCAGGCCGAAGACCTTAATGCCCTGATCTGGTGTGACCATGCGGATCGGGAATTGCTGGAGCCGTTCGAGACGGCGAATGATGTCCGCGTCAACGTCAAGGAATACGAGGGCACGGCCGCCGGGCTGACCCTGCTGGAACAGTCGCGCCCCGGCGATTGGGACGTCATGGTGATCGATGCTGTGGATGTCGGCCGTGCGGTGGAACGCGGGCTGCTGCAGCCGCTGCCCGAAGGCGCGATTTCGACCGATGATTTCTTCCCCGAGGCCGTGCTGGCCGATCACACCACCGTCGATGGCAAGACCTATGCCGTGACCGAGAAATTCGGCTATAACACCGTGGCCTTCAACAAGGCGGCGGTCGATCCGGCGGATATGGATGATCTTTCGACCCTGTGGTCGGGAAAATATGACGGCCGCATCGCGATCTATGATTACTACCTGCCGGTTCTGGGGCTTGTCGGGCTTCAGGCCGGGGTGGCGACCAAAGATCTGAATGCAGAGGCGCTGACGGATCTGCGCGGCCCGCTGATGAAGCTGAAATCGGCGTCCAAGCAGGTGTCCGATGTGGTCGGCAGCCAGACCGCCCTTGCCACCGGAGAGGTGGATATCCTGATCGGCGGCGGCGAATGGCTGACCGCCGTGCTGAATGCCGAAAACCCCGACCTGACCTGGACCCTGCCGCAGCAGGGCGGCCTGTTATGGGCGCAATCGCTGGCCATTGTCGAGGGCACCGAAAAGCCGGAACTGGCGCTGGAATTCATCAGATATATCACCTCGCCCGAGGGTCAGGCCCGGCTTGCGACCTCGTCCTGTTATTGGGGCATGCCCGCGAACAAGGCCGCAGGCGACGTCTTGAGCGACGCGCAAAAGGCGATCCTGCGGTGGGATGATCAGCCCAACTACCTGTCGCGCGCCCAGCTTTACCCGGTCCCCGATGGTGATACGGATGCGGCGATGCAGGACCTTTGGACCGATATGCTGCAGAACTGA
- a CDS encoding ABC transporter ATP-binding protein: MTADVHIKLAEHRFANFVALRDIDLAIAAGEFIVLLGPSGCGKSTLLSIIGGFLTPTSGEVLIGGADVTHVAPKNRPTTTMFQDYALFPHMSLRDNVGFGLRMRGIRRGMRHVRAEAMLDMVGLADKAGRKPHELSGGQRQRVALARALAVEPDVLLLDEPLGALDLKLRRQMQDELKAIQRRVGTTFVHVTHDQEEAMAIADRIVVMNQGRIEDCGTPEQVYLQPGSLFTADFMGEMNRIPVRPDGTGVTSPLGALAIPPAEGLLCLRPESIGLAGDFSLGPARLRDAVFFGSHHRCHFSPSAAPQMVLVAHLPQGTQPEPGAEVELFASHPVVLNEGAA, from the coding sequence ATGACCGCCGATGTGCATATCAAGCTTGCCGAACACCGCTTTGCCAATTTCGTCGCCCTGCGCGACATTGACCTTGCGATTGCGGCGGGCGAATTCATCGTGCTGCTTGGCCCCTCGGGCTGCGGCAAAAGCACCTTGCTGTCGATCATTGGCGGATTTCTGACCCCGACCAGCGGCGAGGTTCTGATCGGCGGGGCGGATGTGACCCATGTCGCCCCAAAGAACCGCCCCACCACCACGATGTTTCAGGATTACGCGCTGTTTCCGCATATGAGCCTGCGCGACAATGTGGGCTTCGGGCTGCGCATGCGCGGGATACGCCGCGGGATGCGCCATGTCAGGGCCGAAGCGATGCTGGATATGGTCGGGCTTGCCGACAAGGCCGGTCGCAAGCCGCATGAGCTTTCGGGGGGACAACGTCAGCGGGTAGCCCTGGCCCGCGCGCTGGCGGTCGAACCTGACGTGTTGCTGCTGGATGAACCGCTTGGCGCGCTGGACCTGAAGCTGCGGCGCCAGATGCAGGACGAATTGAAGGCGATCCAGCGCCGCGTGGGCACCACCTTCGTTCACGTGACCCATGATCAGGAAGAGGCCATGGCCATCGCCGATCGTATCGTGGTGATGAATCAGGGCCGGATCGAGGATTGCGGCACCCCGGAACAGGTCTATCTGCAACCCGGATCCCTGTTCACCGCCGATTTCATGGGCGAGATGAACCGCATTCCGGTCCGCCCTGACGGGACGGGCGTGACCTCACCTCTGGGCGCGCTGGCCATTCCGCCTGCCGAGGGGCTGTTATGCCTGCGCCCGGAAAGCATAGGTCTGGCAGGGGATTTCAGCCTTGGTCCGGCGCGGCTGCGCGATGCGGTCTTTTTCGGCTCGCATCACCGCTGCCATTTTTCGCCAAGCGCCGCGCCCCAGATGGTGCTTGTCGCCCACCTGCCGCAAGGCACCCAGCCGGAACCGGGCGCAGAGGTCGAACTGTTCGCCTCGCACCCCGTCGTCCTGAATGAGGGGGCGGCATGA
- a CDS encoding Tox-REase-5 domain-containing protein: MGVDFDGLHMAECHLYEAKHGYDGFLRQDDWSAGGRPEPHLWARGAFDSMFDQARRQQILVLPNYPDVRLTWVFSNMMTKLYVFQRFIDEAWVPPIDAEVRPFVKRGYDE; the protein is encoded by the coding sequence ATGGGGGTGGACTTCGACGGCCTGCACATGGCGGAATGCCACCTTTACGAGGCCAAGCACGGTTATGATGGATTTCTCAGGCAGGACGACTGGTCTGCTGGGGGCAGGCCGGAGCCTCACTTATGGGCCAGAGGCGCTTTCGATTCGATGTTCGATCAGGCAAGACGCCAACAAATCTTGGTCTTACCCAATTACCCTGATGTGCGCCTGACATGGGTATTTAGCAATATGATGACCAAACTCTACGTTTTCCAACGCTTCATTGACGAGGCTTGGGTTCCACCAATCGATGCCGAAGTCAGGCCATTCGTGAAAAGGGGATATGATGAGTAG
- a CDS encoding Imm52 family immunity protein, whose product MSRIDLALSVKLTPQNYEFEKGAEDFLALLMDLRRVPGFEVDWNAQWAEAGPSYSAWNDKADYLKKIREHNGNRRDGFSIWADEASNQRLFYLDYSWNNQALSSIDRLLGEIYHPHPQYGTQAQLYIDLIEAVTTWKRPQHLAFGPMVYMRDHHPLDRARVGIRWMGWLPFALNPSDVPEAELVRPMNGGTLVVTQSQFWQAWEANPDHSRAAIERAQEVEIRLNLLGVLPTNIELVRGDWGQQP is encoded by the coding sequence ATGAGTAGGATTGATTTGGCTTTGAGTGTGAAGCTCACTCCACAGAATTACGAATTTGAAAAAGGCGCGGAGGATTTTCTTGCCCTTCTTATGGACCTTCGCCGGGTTCCCGGATTTGAAGTCGATTGGAATGCGCAGTGGGCGGAAGCCGGGCCGTCCTATAGCGCTTGGAATGACAAGGCAGACTACCTAAAAAAAATCCGAGAACATAACGGAAATCGCAGAGATGGATTCAGCATATGGGCCGACGAGGCAAGCAATCAAAGACTTTTTTACCTCGATTACAGTTGGAACAATCAGGCCCTATCATCCATCGATCGGCTATTAGGTGAAATCTACCATCCGCATCCGCAATACGGCACGCAGGCGCAGCTTTACATCGACCTGATCGAGGCGGTGACGACATGGAAGCGTCCGCAGCATCTGGCCTTCGGTCCGATGGTCTACATGCGCGATCATCACCCGCTCGACCGCGCCCGCGTGGGCATCCGCTGGATGGGCTGGCTGCCCTTTGCGCTGAATCCCTCTGACGTGCCGGAAGCCGAACTGGTGCGCCCGATGAATGGCGGCACGCTGGTGGTGACGCAATCGCAGTTCTGGCAGGCGTGGGAAGCCAACCCGGACCATTCCCGCGCAGCTATCGAGCGCGCCCAGGAGGTGGAAATCCGCCTCAACCTGCTTGGCGTCCTGCCCACAAATATCGAACTGGTGCGGGGCGACTGGGGGCAGCAGCCATGA
- a CDS encoding TetR/AcrR family transcriptional regulator, with translation MAGLREKQKARRNRAIIQAGSALLKQSGYEAARIETIAEMAEVSVGTFYNYFESKADLLLAIVSMEVEEVLHQGEAVLTARFDTAAEAIRQLVFTYYDHSLVYLTKEMWRTAMSLTIRGPDTPFSRRYRALDAALSNQVVALVNRLAREGLLPRDIDSKSLGQVIFLTLNGLFVEFTTDEAMTSEELNEKASACVDVLAPPARSRARRQAASGA, from the coding sequence ATGGCCGGACTCCGGGAAAAGCAGAAAGCAAGGCGCAACCGCGCGATTATCCAGGCTGGCAGCGCGCTGCTGAAACAGTCCGGTTATGAAGCCGCGCGAATCGAGACGATTGCCGAAATGGCCGAAGTCTCGGTCGGGACTTTCTACAATTACTTTGAAAGCAAGGCGGATCTGCTGCTTGCCATCGTCTCGATGGAGGTCGAAGAGGTGCTGCATCAGGGCGAGGCTGTGCTGACCGCGCGCTTCGACACCGCCGCCGAGGCGATCCGTCAGCTTGTCTTCACCTATTACGATCATTCGCTGGTCTATCTGACCAAAGAGATGTGGCGTACCGCGATGTCACTGACGATCCGCGGGCCTGACACGCCCTTTTCGCGTCGCTATCGCGCCTTGGATGCGGCGCTGTCCAATCAGGTCGTGGCCCTTGTCAATCGGTTGGCAAGGGAAGGGCTGCTGCCCAGGGATATCGATTCGAAAAGCCTTGGACAGGTGATCTTCCTGACCCTGAACGGTCTTTTTGTCGAATTCACGACCGATGAGGCCATGACCTCGGAAGAGCTGAATGAAAAGGCCTCGGCCTGCGTGGATGTCCTGGCGCCCCCCGCCAGATCGAGGGCCAGACGGCAGGCAGCCTCCGGGGCGTGA
- a CDS encoding Imm52 family immunity protein, with protein MSRIDLALSAKLAPQNYGFEEGAEDFLALLMDLRRVRGFDVNWDSQWEENGPLFDVRENREGYLKKFREYNSLDIDVFSMWAFENSEHKLYELTYRWNNWRPDHLSGEIYRPHPQYGTQAQLYIDLIEAVTTWKRPQHLAFGPGIYMRDHHPLDRARVGIRWMGWLPFALNPSDVPEAELVRPMNGGTLVVTQSQFWQAWEANPDYSRAAIERAQEVEIRLNLLGVLPTNIELARGDWGSR; from the coding sequence ATGAGTAGGATTGATCTGGCTTTGAGTGCGAAGCTCGCTCCACAAAACTATGGCTTTGAGGAAGGCGCGGAGGATTTTCTTGCCCTTCTTATGGACCTTCGCCGGGTTCGCGGGTTCGATGTCAATTGGGATTCTCAGTGGGAAGAGAATGGGCCGCTTTTTGATGTGAGAGAAAATCGTGAGGGCTATCTGAAGAAGTTTCGTGAATACAATTCTCTAGACATAGATGTCTTCAGCATGTGGGCCTTCGAAAACAGCGAACATAAATTGTACGAATTAACATACCGCTGGAACAACTGGCGGCCTGATCACCTTTCCGGCGAAATCTACCGCCCACACCCGCAATACGGAACGCAGGCGCAGCTTTACATCGACCTGATCGAGGCGGTGACGACATGGAAGCGTCCGCAGCATCTGGCCTTCGGTCCGGGGATCTACATGCGCGATCATCACCCGCTCGACCGCGCCCGCGTGGGCATCCGCTGGATGGGCTGGCTGCCCTTTGCGCTGAATCCCTCTGACGTGCCGGAAGCCGAACTGGTGCGCCCGATGAATGGCGGCACGCTGGTGGTGACGCAGTCGCAGTTCTGGCAGGCGTGGGAGGCCAACCCGGACTATTCCCGCGCCGCTATCGAGCGCGCCCAGGAGGTGGAAATCCGCCTCAACCTGCTCGGCGTCCTGCCCACAAATATCGAACTGGCGCGGGGCGACTGGGGGAGCAGGTAA
- a CDS encoding MBL fold metallo-hydrolase: MTRIPPQDWYRQRPAGDGITWIDEPHIREFYRCNIWHVRGRDRDLMVDSGMGVVSLREWVPLVSERPLDAVASHTHFDHIGSHHEFPCRLCHSAEADILARPSRTSTLADPYVTDEIFEALPDVPYSSTTYSVTAAPATRLLEDGDVIELGDRHFEVIHTPGHSPGGIALWEAATGVLISGDIVYDGPLIEDTYHSDMGDYIRSMERLLRLPVRVVHGGHFPSFAGPRLTEIIKDWLKEKGA, encoded by the coding sequence ATGACCCGCATCCCGCCACAGGATTGGTATCGCCAGCGCCCGGCGGGCGACGGGATCACCTGGATCGACGAACCCCATATCCGCGAATTCTATCGCTGCAATATCTGGCATGTGCGCGGGCGCGATCGCGACCTGATGGTCGATAGCGGCATGGGCGTGGTCTCATTGCGGGAATGGGTGCCGCTGGTCAGTGAACGACCGCTGGACGCGGTGGCCAGCCATACGCATTTCGACCATATCGGCAGCCATCACGAATTCCCCTGCCGCCTGTGTCACAGCGCCGAGGCCGACATCCTCGCCCGGCCAAGCCGCACCAGCACCCTGGCCGATCCCTATGTCACCGATGAGATCTTCGAGGCGCTGCCGGATGTGCCCTATAGCTCGACCACCTACAGCGTCACAGCCGCACCCGCCACGCGCCTGCTTGAGGATGGCGATGTCATCGAACTGGGCGATCGACATTTCGAGGTGATCCACACACCCGGACACAGCCCCGGCGGGATCGCCCTGTGGGAGGCCGCAACCGGCGTGCTGATTTCCGGCGATATCGTCTATGACGGACCGCTGATCGAAGATACCTATCATTCCGATATGGGCGATTACATCCGCTCGATGGAACGTCTGCTGCGCCTGCCGGTGCGGGTGGTTCACGGCGGGCATTTCCCGTCCTTCGCTGGCCCAAGGCTGACCGAGATCATCAAAGACTGGCTGAAGGAAAAGGGGGCGTGA